The Microbacterium sp. SORGH_AS_0862 genome has a segment encoding these proteins:
- a CDS encoding amidohydrolase family protein: protein MSVVLYSADLVLPITAPPIPQGAIAVSGGRIRHVGDRDWVRRELTARGASFTEVHWPGVLLPGLVNAHSHLQYTGMAEVGRGSYRGFEDWAAAFDPVYERGHDWKADADAGARAVIEAGTTAVADIVTDAPAAGVLHDAGLHGITYWEVMSWTNADWAATGRAQVEAALDALPSPPGTGLSPHAPYSLDVEPLLEIPDIVRERGGRIHLHLGEAAFERESGGPHPTPWQERRAGSFRELRGDGFGTGATEFVDQLGVLGPDCHIAHGVYMTARDRALLRARGTSVALCPRSNAVIGLDEPPVAAYLAEGNGIAVGTDSLSSSPSLDLLADVAALHRIARAQGYSDRALAAQLLRAATLGGAHAMGIDTGPDRTGYLAVGALADLAFLDIPVTTIDDTIEHLATDGAGHAAATVISGGFRHTTPSFTEHTGVSA, encoded by the coding sequence ATGAGCGTGGTGCTGTACTCGGCCGATCTGGTGCTGCCCATCACCGCACCGCCGATCCCGCAGGGAGCGATCGCCGTCAGCGGCGGCCGCATCCGCCACGTCGGCGATCGCGACTGGGTGCGCCGCGAGCTCACAGCCCGCGGCGCCTCGTTCACCGAGGTGCACTGGCCGGGGGTCCTCCTGCCGGGGCTCGTCAACGCCCACTCGCACCTGCAGTACACGGGCATGGCCGAGGTCGGTCGCGGCAGCTACCGCGGCTTCGAGGACTGGGCGGCAGCGTTCGACCCGGTGTACGAGCGCGGACACGACTGGAAGGCGGATGCGGACGCCGGAGCACGCGCGGTGATCGAGGCGGGCACCACCGCTGTCGCCGACATCGTCACCGATGCACCCGCAGCCGGTGTGCTGCACGACGCGGGCCTTCACGGCATCACCTACTGGGAGGTGATGAGCTGGACCAACGCCGACTGGGCGGCGACCGGCAGAGCGCAGGTCGAGGCGGCGCTGGACGCGCTGCCGTCCCCACCCGGCACCGGGCTCTCGCCCCACGCGCCGTACTCGCTGGACGTCGAGCCGCTGCTGGAGATCCCCGACATCGTGCGCGAGCGCGGCGGCCGCATCCATCTGCACCTCGGTGAGGCCGCGTTCGAGCGCGAGTCGGGCGGCCCGCATCCGACGCCGTGGCAGGAGCGTCGCGCCGGCAGCTTCCGCGAGCTGCGCGGCGACGGTTTCGGCACGGGGGCGACCGAGTTCGTCGATCAGCTCGGCGTGCTCGGACCCGACTGCCACATCGCGCACGGCGTCTACATGACCGCACGCGATCGCGCCCTGCTGCGCGCCCGCGGCACCTCCGTGGCGCTCTGCCCCCGCTCCAACGCCGTCATCGGCCTCGACGAACCGCCCGTCGCCGCCTACCTCGCCGAGGGCAACGGCATCGCCGTCGGCACGGACTCCCTCTCCTCGAGTCCGTCGCTGGACCTGCTCGCGGATGTGGCGGCGCTGCACCGCATCGCCAGGGCGCAGGGCTACTCCGACCGAGCTCTCGCGGCTCAGCTGCTGCGGGCCGCGACCCTCGGCGGCGCGCACGCGATGGGCATCGACACGGGCCCCGATCGCACCGGCTACCTCGCGGTCGGAGCCCTCGCCGACCTCGCCTTCCTCGACATCCCCGTCACGACGATCGACGACACGATCGAGCACCTCGCCACCGACGGCGCGGGCCACGCGGCGGCCACCGTGATCAGCGGCGGGTTCCGACACACGACACCCTCCTTCACCGAGCACACCGGAGTCAGCGCATGA
- a CDS encoding helix-turn-helix domain-containing protein, translating to MAAEQHDERQCDAAVSRAFSVLGKRWNGMILDVLGEGPLSFVGLRRAVTGISDAVLSDRLVELADAGLVVRDVDAGPPVAVSYALTDAGARLVPILAQLGAWADGNLSATR from the coding sequence GTGGCCGCAGAGCAGCACGACGAGCGTCAGTGTGACGCCGCCGTGTCGCGCGCCTTCTCGGTTCTCGGCAAGCGCTGGAACGGCATGATCCTCGACGTGCTCGGCGAGGGGCCCCTGTCGTTCGTGGGGCTGCGCCGGGCCGTCACCGGCATCAGCGACGCCGTGCTCTCGGATCGCCTCGTCGAACTCGCCGACGCCGGCCTGGTCGTGCGCGATGTGGATGCAGGTCCTCCGGTCGCGGTCTCCTACGCGCTGACGGATGCGGGCGCCCGCCTCGTCCCGATCCTCGCCCAGCTGGGCGCCTGGGCCGACGGCAACCTCTCCGCCACCCGCTGA
- a CDS encoding CCA tRNA nucleotidyltransferase, with the protein MLNMAEGLSRLGTLASSPVVVVLADAFADAGHELAVVGGPVRDALLGRTTHDLDFTTDADPDEILRIVTPISTAQWDIGRAFGTIGARIRGEQVEITTYRADAYDGETRKPVVAFGDSLESDLVRRDFTVNAMALRVPGPQLVDPHGGIEDLVAGVLRTPTDARISFGDDPLRMLRAARFSSQLGFTVDADAVAAISELRETLGIVSPERIQGELVRLLQTDDPVRGLRLLVDTGLIDLFLPEVPALRLEVDEHHHHKDVYEHSLTVLRQTIELERTRHPDAAPDVPLRLAALLHDIGKPATRRLEPGGAVTFHHHDVKGSRMARKRLRELRFDSATIESVALLIELHLRFFGYAEGAWTDAAVRRYVRDAGDELERLHILTRADVTTRNKRKATRLRLAYDDIERRIDELRAQEELDAIRPELDGNQIQQILGISPGREVGEAYRFLLDLRLDEGVLGPEESERRLREWWAARG; encoded by the coding sequence ATGCTCAACATGGCCGAAGGTCTCTCGCGCCTGGGCACCCTCGCCTCCTCACCCGTCGTGGTCGTGCTCGCGGACGCCTTCGCGGACGCGGGACACGAACTGGCCGTCGTCGGCGGCCCGGTGCGCGACGCGCTGCTGGGGCGGACGACGCACGACCTGGACTTCACGACGGATGCGGATCCCGACGAGATCCTGCGCATCGTCACGCCGATCTCCACCGCGCAGTGGGACATCGGCCGGGCATTCGGCACGATCGGCGCCCGCATCCGCGGCGAGCAGGTCGAGATCACCACGTACCGGGCCGACGCCTACGACGGCGAGACCCGCAAACCCGTCGTCGCGTTCGGCGACTCGCTCGAGTCCGACCTCGTGCGTCGCGACTTCACCGTCAACGCGATGGCGCTCCGTGTGCCGGGCCCGCAGCTCGTCGATCCGCACGGCGGCATCGAGGATCTCGTCGCGGGCGTGCTGCGCACCCCCACCGATGCGCGGATCAGTTTCGGCGACGACCCCCTGCGGATGCTCCGCGCAGCGCGCTTCTCGTCTCAGCTCGGCTTCACGGTCGACGCCGATGCGGTCGCGGCGATCTCCGAGCTGCGTGAGACGCTCGGGATCGTGAGCCCGGAGCGCATCCAGGGCGAGCTCGTGCGTCTGTTGCAGACCGATGACCCCGTGCGCGGTCTGCGTCTGCTTGTCGACACGGGGCTGATCGACCTGTTCCTCCCCGAGGTGCCGGCGCTGCGCCTCGAGGTCGATGAGCACCACCACCACAAGGACGTCTACGAGCACTCGCTCACCGTGCTGCGGCAGACGATCGAGCTCGAGCGCACGCGGCATCCGGACGCCGCTCCCGACGTGCCGCTGCGCCTCGCGGCGCTCCTCCACGACATCGGCAAGCCCGCGACGCGCCGGCTCGAGCCCGGCGGCGCGGTCACCTTCCACCACCACGACGTGAAGGGATCGCGGATGGCGCGCAAGCGCCTGCGTGAGCTGCGGTTCGACTCGGCCACGATCGAGTCCGTCGCGCTGCTCATCGAGTTGCACCTGCGCTTCTTCGGGTACGCCGAGGGAGCGTGGACGGATGCGGCGGTGCGCCGCTACGTGCGGGATGCCGGCGACGAGCTGGAGCGCCTGCACATCCTGACCCGCGCCGACGTGACCACGCGGAACAAGCGCAAGGCCACGCGGCTGCGTCTGGCCTACGACGACATCGAGCGGCGCATCGACGAGTTGCGTGCGCAGGAGGAGTTGGACGCCATCCGTCCGGAGCTCGACGGCAACCAGATCCAGCAGATCCTCGGCATCTCGCCCGGGCGAGAGGTGGGCGAGGCGTACCGGTTCCTGCTCGATCTGCGGCTGGATGAGGGCGTCCTCGGGCCCGAGGAGAGCGAGCGCCGCCTGCGCGAATGGTGGGCGGCGCGGGGCTGA
- a CDS encoding adenosylhomocysteinase, producing MDTTRIAEAIVRRFARRTNLMIASRTVRVDTAPAHRVVAERLTALLHDLGAVLTTGAASDAGMLRFDFTALPAGADPTDVPVLLGGAPLPERPDAAARIAFAASHMPVSATLAEDIDVRGLRIGVCMVLEPKTAQLALLLRSRGADVAVYGHPDETDAAVAAALAQRGIPVDGGADLSGLEERAAAESFLRRGFDILIDDGSHLIRLAHEIDPAIAASWIGANEETTSGLTPLRRMDAAGLLRTPVMAVNDAAAKTRFDNRYGTGFSCVLAIADLLDQHGLTVRDQPALVIGYGPVGEGVAAYLRALGAAVSVAEVDPVRALTARHDGYAVGPASALADGALVVSATGVAGTIDAALAERAVAIAVAGGVPGEVTAAAATSATLLLGAGGAVNITAAEGNPIEIMDLSFAVQLAALDHLLRTRPGVGVHALPSEIDDRVGRAALAARGVRIDERSATAGSDGDWRSARYEETRG from the coding sequence GTGGATACGACGCGCATCGCGGAGGCGATCGTGCGTCGCTTCGCCCGCCGCACGAATCTCATGATCGCCTCGCGCACAGTGCGGGTCGACACCGCGCCCGCCCACCGCGTCGTCGCCGAGCGACTCACGGCTCTGCTGCACGATCTGGGTGCGGTCCTCACGACCGGGGCGGCCTCGGATGCGGGGATGCTGCGCTTCGACTTCACGGCTCTTCCCGCCGGCGCGGATCCCACGGATGTGCCTGTCCTCCTCGGCGGCGCGCCGCTGCCCGAGCGGCCCGACGCCGCGGCACGCATCGCCTTCGCCGCCTCTCACATGCCGGTCTCGGCGACCCTCGCCGAGGACATCGACGTGCGGGGTCTGCGCATCGGCGTGTGCATGGTGCTCGAGCCGAAGACCGCCCAGCTGGCGCTCCTGCTGCGCTCTCGCGGCGCCGACGTCGCGGTCTACGGTCACCCCGACGAGACGGATGCGGCCGTCGCCGCGGCGCTCGCGCAGCGGGGGATCCCCGTCGACGGCGGCGCCGACCTGTCGGGTCTCGAGGAGCGCGCGGCGGCCGAGAGTTTCCTGCGCCGGGGCTTCGACATTCTCATCGACGACGGCTCGCACCTCATCCGCCTGGCCCACGAGATCGACCCCGCGATCGCCGCATCCTGGATCGGTGCGAACGAGGAGACCACTTCGGGTCTCACGCCGCTGCGGCGGATGGATGCGGCGGGGCTGCTGCGCACCCCGGTCATGGCCGTCAACGACGCCGCCGCCAAGACTCGGTTCGACAACCGCTATGGCACCGGCTTCTCCTGCGTTCTGGCGATCGCGGACCTCCTCGATCAGCACGGGCTGACCGTCCGCGACCAACCCGCGCTCGTCATCGGCTACGGCCCCGTCGGCGAAGGCGTCGCGGCATACCTGCGCGCCCTGGGTGCGGCCGTCTCCGTGGCCGAGGTCGACCCGGTGCGGGCTCTCACCGCGCGCCACGACGGCTATGCGGTCGGCCCCGCATCCGCATTGGCGGACGGCGCGCTCGTCGTCTCGGCCACCGGCGTCGCCGGCACGATCGACGCGGCCCTCGCCGAGCGCGCCGTGGCGATCGCCGTCGCAGGCGGCGTGCCGGGAGAGGTGACGGCGGCGGCCGCCACATCCGCAACTCTCCTGCTCGGTGCCGGCGGAGCGGTGAACATCACCGCCGCCGAGGGCAACCCGATCGAGATCATGGACCTGTCGTTCGCGGTGCAGCTCGCCGCCCTCGACCACCTGCTGCGCACCCGCCCGGGTGTCGGCGTGCACGCGCTCCCGTCCGAGATCGACGACCGTGTCGGCCGTGCGGCGCTCGCCGCCCGCGGCGTGCGGATCGACGAGCGTTCCGCGACCGCCGGTTCGGACGGCGACTGGCGCTCGGCCCGCTACGAGGAGACCCGCGGATGA
- a CDS encoding DUF779 domain-containing protein: MDEEPIERTAERVAVTDAAASLLVELTAQHGPLMFHQSGGCCDGSAPMCYPVGMFLTGPSDVRLGALRVADLAPIEVFMSESQFEYWKYTHLTIDAVPGRGAGFSVEAPTGMRFLIRSRMLEPAELEAFGLAAG; the protein is encoded by the coding sequence ATGGACGAGGAACCGATCGAGCGGACGGCGGAACGGGTCGCGGTGACGGATGCGGCCGCATCCCTGCTCGTGGAGCTCACCGCGCAGCACGGCCCGCTCATGTTCCACCAGTCGGGCGGATGCTGCGACGGCTCCGCACCCATGTGCTACCCCGTCGGCATGTTCCTCACCGGACCGAGCGACGTGCGACTCGGCGCGCTGCGCGTCGCCGATCTCGCGCCCATCGAGGTCTTCATGTCCGAATCGCAGTTCGAATACTGGAAGTACACGCACCTGACGATCGACGCCGTACCGGGGCGCGGCGCGGGGTTCAGCGTGGAGGCGCCGACGGGGATGCGGTTTCTTATCCGGTCCCGGATGCTGGAGCCCGCGGAGCTCGAGGCGTTCGGCCTCGCGGCGGGCTGA
- a CDS encoding methyltransferase — MHTAIAHRLADDLHAAGFTTAVLQSFIGVAAESALTRAVAVPARRVLARHPHEAVAVLARLFVLGDAVDAASVAAALPMTGLEDAERLGVIERRGQRVVPAVALRPHVFADGGDGWIASDLDELAGVFPLRADHVLGVGGAGRTLVSLLPATGNGRALDLGCGCGLVAFELRRRGFEVVATDISPRALWFTRLGSALNRLEGIDVREGSLYEPVGDERFELIASNPPFVITPRVAGVPAYEYRDGGRAGDELMREVVAGAASHLVDGGRAIMLGNWEDPDGLAGLERVRAWTEGVGAWVIEREQLDPARYAELWVRDGGTRPGSDEHEALIGAWLDDFETRGVAGVGLGWVQLMRGSGLRRFERVAQGVDTAVLAAHTAAVWRAAAWLDRTDDMVLAASVLRVAADVTEARHHLPGAEAPSVIELRQGGGLARTVSADPALAALVGASDGELPVGVLIDAIADLLEVDAGALRTDLLPKVRELVLTGMLEVPHRAAD; from the coding sequence ATGCACACCGCCATCGCCCACCGCCTCGCCGACGATCTGCACGCGGCGGGTTTCACGACCGCGGTTCTTCAGTCGTTCATCGGCGTCGCCGCCGAGTCGGCGCTCACGCGGGCCGTCGCCGTGCCGGCCCGACGGGTGCTCGCTCGGCATCCGCATGAGGCGGTCGCCGTGCTCGCGCGCCTGTTCGTGCTGGGGGACGCCGTCGACGCCGCATCCGTCGCCGCGGCGCTGCCCATGACGGGACTCGAGGATGCGGAACGGCTCGGCGTGATCGAACGCCGCGGGCAGCGTGTGGTGCCCGCCGTGGCGCTGCGCCCGCACGTCTTCGCCGACGGCGGCGACGGATGGATCGCGAGCGATCTGGACGAGCTCGCCGGTGTCTTCCCGCTGCGCGCGGACCACGTGCTCGGCGTCGGCGGCGCCGGCAGGACGCTCGTCTCCCTGCTGCCGGCAACCGGGAACGGCCGCGCCCTCGACCTCGGATGCGGGTGCGGGCTGGTGGCGTTCGAGTTGCGCCGGAGGGGGTTCGAGGTCGTCGCGACCGACATCTCGCCCCGGGCGCTGTGGTTCACGCGGCTGGGTTCTGCGCTGAACCGGCTGGAGGGCATCGACGTCCGCGAGGGCAGTCTGTACGAACCCGTCGGCGACGAGCGCTTCGAACTGATCGCCTCGAACCCGCCGTTCGTCATCACCCCCAGGGTCGCCGGCGTGCCCGCCTACGAGTACCGGGACGGCGGTCGGGCCGGGGATGAACTCATGCGCGAGGTCGTCGCCGGTGCCGCATCCCATCTCGTCGACGGGGGGCGTGCGATCATGCTGGGCAACTGGGAGGACCCTGACGGCCTGGCGGGGCTGGAGCGGGTGCGCGCGTGGACGGAGGGCGTCGGCGCGTGGGTGATCGAGCGCGAGCAGCTCGATCCGGCCCGGTACGCGGAGCTCTGGGTCCGCGACGGCGGCACCAGGCCCGGCAGCGACGAGCACGAGGCGCTGATCGGTGCCTGGCTCGACGACTTCGAGACCCGCGGTGTCGCGGGCGTCGGGCTCGGCTGGGTGCAGCTCATGCGCGGTTCGGGACTGCGCCGCTTCGAGCGGGTCGCGCAGGGGGTCGACACCGCCGTGCTCGCCGCGCACACCGCCGCCGTGTGGCGGGCAGCGGCGTGGCTGGATCGCACCGATGACATGGTGCTCGCCGCATCCGTGCTGCGCGTCGCCGCCGACGTCACCGAGGCCCGGCACCACCTTCCCGGTGCGGAGGCGCCCAGCGTGATCGAGCTGCGCCAGGGAGGCGGACTCGCCCGCACGGTGTCCGCGGACCCGGCGCTCGCCGCGCTCGTGGGCGCGAGCGACGGGGAGCTGCCCGTCGGCGTGCTCATCGACGCCATCGCGGACCTGCTCGAGGTCGATGCCGGAGCGCTGCGAACCGACCTGCTTCCGAAGGTCCGGGAGCTCGTGCTGACCGGGATGCTGGAGGTGCCGCACCGCGCGGCCGATTAG
- a CDS encoding FMN-dependent NADH-azoreductase, whose amino-acid sequence MSLFRLDASILPPTSASRALGDIVETEWLATHADQTVVRRDLAAEPVPATAWAAAVTGRNLPDADRTAEQREALALATRLADELIDADALLLTVPLYNYGVSQHAKTWFDLAYTDPRIDPQGTALRGKPAVLVTVLGGNYDAGTPKEGWDHSTAWLRRVLEDVWGLDLRVVQRSFTLVGVNPALDQFSEIAADIKSAAEDAARDGGRSIAEAASATV is encoded by the coding sequence ATGTCCCTCTTCCGTCTGGATGCGAGCATCCTTCCCCCCACCTCCGCCAGCCGCGCCCTCGGCGACATCGTCGAGACCGAGTGGCTCGCCACCCACGCCGACCAGACGGTCGTCCGTCGCGACCTCGCCGCCGAGCCGGTCCCGGCCACAGCGTGGGCGGCCGCCGTCACCGGGAGGAACCTGCCCGACGCCGACCGCACCGCCGAGCAGCGCGAGGCCCTCGCCCTGGCGACGCGCCTCGCCGACGAGCTCATCGACGCCGACGCCCTCCTGCTCACGGTCCCGCTCTACAACTACGGCGTCTCGCAGCACGCGAAGACCTGGTTCGACCTGGCCTACACCGACCCGCGCATCGATCCGCAGGGCACGGCGCTGCGCGGCAAGCCCGCCGTGCTGGTCACGGTGCTCGGCGGCAACTACGACGCCGGCACGCCCAAGGAGGGCTGGGACCATTCGACTGCATGGCTGCGTCGCGTGCTCGAGGACGTGTGGGGCCTCGACCTCCGCGTCGTGCAGCGCTCGTTCACCCTCGTGGGTGTGAACCCCGCGCTGGATCAGTTCTCCGAGATCGCCGCCGACATCAAGTCCGCCGCCGAGGACGCCGCGCGCGATGGCGGTCGCTCGATCGCAGAGGCCGCGTCCGCCACAGTCTGA
- a CDS encoding cupin domain-containing protein, with protein MSTRPATAVTLDLAPHPEGGWFRRMWTATAGVETPTGPRPAATCIHYLLTPGEHSAWHVVTSDEIWLWHGPGTLELSFGGEGDEPVAERTVTLGPDLAAGHLAQVTVPAGVWQSARLGGEVEALVSCVVSPGFSFEDWRLARDLG; from the coding sequence ATGAGCACCCGTCCCGCCACCGCCGTCACCCTCGATCTCGCTCCGCATCCCGAGGGCGGTTGGTTCCGCCGGATGTGGACCGCGACCGCAGGGGTGGAGACGCCGACGGGCCCTCGGCCGGCGGCCACCTGCATCCACTACCTACTCACACCCGGCGAGCACAGCGCGTGGCACGTCGTCACGAGCGACGAGATCTGGCTTTGGCACGGACCGGGAACCCTCGAGCTGAGCTTCGGGGGCGAGGGCGACGAGCCGGTCGCCGAACGCACCGTGACCCTCGGGCCGGACCTCGCCGCCGGACACCTCGCGCAGGTGACGGTGCCGGCAGGCGTGTGGCAGTCCGCCCGGCTGGGCGGCGAGGTCGAAGCGCTCGTCAGCTGTGTCGTTTCGCCAGGTTTCAGCTTCGAGGACTGGCGACTCGCGCGTGATCTAGGCTGA
- a CDS encoding aldehyde dehydrogenase family protein has product MTIVEDGVSSVYAAPGSRGSVAEYRSRYGHYIGGEFVEPIKGQYFENITPVTGKPFCEVGRGTSEDIDRAVDVAWQAFESWKKTTPADRANILNKIAGRIEANLEKIAVAETWENGKPVRETLAADIPLAVDHFRYFAGVLRAQEGSLSQIDEDTVAYHFHEPLGVVGQIIPWNFPILMATWKLAPALAAGNCVVLKPAEQTPASILFLFDLIGDLLPAGVVNIVNGFGIEAGAPLAQHKRIRKVAFTGETTTGRLIMQYASQNLIPVTLELGGKSANIFFEDVARERDAYYDKALEGFTFFALNQGEVCTCPSRALIQRSIYDRFLGDGLERVGKIVQGNPLDPATMIGAQASNDQLEKILSYIEIGKAEGAKLLAGGERVDLGGDLSEGYYVAPTVFEGQNSMRIFQEEIFGPVVSVTSFEGFDDAIHTANDTLYGLGAGVWSRSADTMYRAGRGIEAGRVWTNTYHQYPAHAAFGGYKQSGIGRENHLKMLDHYQQTKNLLVSYADGPMGFF; this is encoded by the coding sequence ATGACCATCGTTGAAGACGGCGTCTCGAGCGTCTACGCCGCCCCCGGGTCCCGCGGATCGGTCGCCGAGTACCGCAGCCGCTACGGCCACTACATCGGCGGCGAGTTCGTCGAGCCGATCAAGGGCCAGTACTTCGAGAACATCACCCCGGTCACGGGCAAGCCGTTCTGCGAGGTCGGTCGGGGTACGAGTGAGGACATCGACCGCGCCGTGGATGTGGCGTGGCAGGCGTTCGAGAGCTGGAAGAAGACGACGCCCGCCGATCGTGCGAACATCCTCAACAAGATCGCCGGCCGCATCGAGGCGAACCTCGAGAAGATCGCCGTCGCAGAGACGTGGGAGAACGGCAAGCCGGTGCGCGAGACGCTCGCCGCCGACATCCCGCTCGCGGTCGACCACTTCCGCTACTTCGCGGGGGTCCTGCGGGCGCAGGAGGGCTCGCTCAGCCAGATCGACGAGGACACCGTCGCCTACCACTTCCACGAGCCGCTGGGCGTGGTCGGCCAGATCATCCCGTGGAACTTCCCGATCCTCATGGCCACGTGGAAGCTCGCGCCCGCCCTCGCCGCCGGCAACTGCGTCGTGCTCAAGCCCGCCGAGCAGACACCAGCATCCATCCTCTTCCTCTTCGATCTCATCGGTGACCTGCTGCCGGCCGGCGTCGTGAACATCGTCAACGGCTTCGGCATCGAGGCGGGGGCGCCGCTCGCGCAGCACAAGCGCATCCGCAAGGTCGCCTTCACGGGCGAGACCACGACCGGCCGGCTCATCATGCAGTACGCCTCGCAGAACCTCATCCCGGTGACGCTGGAGCTCGGCGGCAAGAGCGCGAACATCTTCTTCGAGGATGTGGCCCGCGAGCGCGACGCCTACTACGACAAGGCGCTGGAGGGCTTCACGTTCTTCGCGCTGAACCAGGGCGAGGTCTGCACCTGTCCGAGTCGTGCCCTCATCCAGCGCTCGATCTACGACCGGTTCCTCGGGGACGGCCTGGAGCGGGTCGGCAAGATCGTGCAGGGAAACCCGCTGGATCCCGCGACCATGATCGGCGCGCAGGCTTCGAACGACCAGCTCGAGAAGATCCTGTCCTACATCGAGATCGGCAAGGCGGAGGGCGCGAAGCTGCTCGCGGGAGGGGAGCGCGTCGACCTCGGAGGCGACCTGTCCGAGGGCTACTACGTGGCACCCACGGTGTTCGAGGGTCAGAACAGCATGCGCATCTTCCAGGAGGAGATCTTCGGTCCGGTCGTCTCGGTCACGAGCTTCGAGGGCTTCGACGACGCCATCCACACCGCGAACGACACCCTCTACGGTCTGGGCGCCGGGGTGTGGAGCCGATCGGCCGACACGATGTACCGCGCCGGGCGCGGCATCGAAGCGGGGCGGGTGTGGACGAACACGTACCACCAGTACCCGGCGCACGCGGCCTTCGGCGGATACAAGCAGTCGGGCATCGGACGCGAGAACCACCTGAAGATGCTCGATCACTACCAGCAGACGAAGAACCTGCTCGTCTCCTACGCCGACGGGCCGATGGGCTTCTTCTGA
- a CDS encoding transcriptional regulator yields MPSPWSLRREASAESSRLLIERAHEEFVGGNAQDPRVTAVRGLVRESWQRSARSLVGVEAVPPLDLISDELDAYRRTHPLASVMDMIRQLLLPGDEDESGVVVAVGDAAGRLLWVEGDRRIRDLTGDMGFVAGANWSEQAVGTSAPGTALALDTSVQIRGAEHFNRLVQPWSCTAAPVRDPESRRVLGVIDVTGGAEVTTPQAQLLVDATARAIEGELLVARLRARAEPPVKSRPPRRTRGATEHATLRVLGRDLAVLDVVDDRGTTVTELSARHAEILLMLAVHQQGLSAERLAALVYGEAAPVETLRPEMVRLRRVLDAVAPALIPASRPYRLTSPLQTDADHVVSLLDRGAHRVALTAYRGPVLPDSRAPGVEELRQSVQAALRESLLAGAGLDVLLAYVDTDEGREDADALRLCLGMLAPRSPRRGPIVARLEQLGA; encoded by the coding sequence GTGCCCTCGCCCTGGTCTCTGCGTCGCGAGGCGTCGGCCGAGAGCTCGCGCCTGCTGATCGAGCGCGCGCACGAGGAGTTCGTCGGCGGCAACGCGCAGGATCCGCGGGTCACCGCCGTGCGCGGTCTCGTCCGCGAGAGCTGGCAGCGCTCGGCCCGAAGCCTCGTCGGCGTGGAGGCCGTGCCGCCCCTGGATCTCATCTCGGACGAACTCGACGCCTACCGCCGCACACATCCCCTCGCGAGCGTCATGGACATGATCCGCCAGCTGCTGTTGCCGGGCGATGAGGACGAGTCGGGCGTCGTCGTCGCGGTGGGGGATGCGGCGGGCCGTCTGCTGTGGGTCGAGGGGGATCGCCGCATCCGCGACCTCACGGGCGACATGGGTTTCGTCGCGGGGGCGAACTGGTCGGAGCAGGCCGTCGGCACCTCGGCGCCCGGCACGGCCCTCGCCCTCGACACGTCCGTCCAGATCCGCGGAGCCGAGCACTTCAACCGGCTCGTCCAACCGTGGTCGTGCACGGCGGCGCCGGTGCGCGACCCGGAGAGCCGACGCGTGCTCGGGGTCATCGATGTGACCGGGGGCGCCGAGGTCACCACGCCGCAGGCGCAGTTGCTCGTCGACGCGACGGCGCGGGCGATCGAGGGGGAGCTGCTGGTGGCCAGGCTGCGGGCGCGCGCCGAACCGCCCGTGAAGAGCCGGCCCCCGCGTCGTACACGCGGCGCCACCGAGCACGCCACCCTCCGCGTGCTCGGGCGCGACCTCGCCGTGCTCGACGTCGTCGACGACCGGGGCACCACTGTGACCGAGCTGAGCGCACGGCACGCGGAGATCCTGCTCATGCTGGCGGTGCACCAGCAGGGGCTCTCGGCGGAGCGACTGGCCGCCCTCGTGTACGGCGAAGCCGCGCCAGTGGAGACCCTGCGCCCGGAGATGGTGCGACTGCGCCGGGTACTCGACGCCGTCGCCCCCGCGCTGATCCCCGCATCCCGTCCCTATCGGCTGACGAGCCCTCTCCAGACCGACGCCGACCATGTCGTGTCGCTGCTCGATCGCGGCGCGCACCGCGTGGCCCTCACCGCGTATCGCGGTCCCGTCCTCCCGGACTCCCGCGCGCCGGGGGTGGAGGAGCTGCGGCAGAGCGTGCAGGCGGCGCTGCGCGAATCCCTCCTCGCCGGGGCGGGGCTCGATGTGCTGCTGGCCTATGTCGACACGGATGAGGGACGCGAGGATGCGGATGCGCTGCGCCTCTGCCTCGGGATGCTCGCTCCGCGTTCGCCGCGTCGCGGGCCGATCGTCGCGCGCTTGGAGCAGCTCGGCGCCTAG